The proteins below come from a single Lactobacillus johnsonii genomic window:
- a CDS encoding mucin-binding protein: MKHKNDLFFITKLNGKEKFSFRKISVGLVTVALGTTFFLASSNTVQAADQNNTASNQNISKELTSNNSVETTQKQETSSENNSHSSDPSTKDNNSSTQSSLTSKNEVTVPTNQTNNLNEETNQNESTVSVTGAKTNDSLIAGVTQGAINVHINNNSTTPLIINHGEQVNVSINDKNNLLSFNVTPTKTSEFDMNRTDTATNKEFTFTYTGNDDGILSGFDATFPFNADTTATTQYYEKYGTYPDLTLPVTVTLPNKQSFIQNLPIKINPYQDKVINEEILHGFIIGPKVIWIPGEDGNPGANGVYTEYGANYTGPEPSAKADIPVAQQKDARLMQYAIDWNYGSSTNPSLKPLLNVLAHIKFSSGQRILPSTIKVFKIPFNIKVVASDGQRISINDYYSKISTLSEDTNFENFLRNSISNDGREIVIDQKGNFTVNGEDYSKNGPYFIQLDTQLDINKIPDWINTPSSGPSISTPTTNENDWNPSGSGSTANTFTQTYTNFKLDPTVDRIIKIRFIDENTNQEIPNSAKNIITATNSSVPNPTMDIIKDLEERHYVLDQEATEGKNGSHSENLTNYNIATQNFKLDSLNNSYNSEEINVKNTSPKYYVYLYHETKPQSQTSSVTETINYVCANGTKKGELAALPYTHTVTYTRNGIEDLVTNYIDWNSWMPDSTFNAVNSPIASDSAYSLIDPLVVPAIETNISENGEITTQNSIPLSYTVNYYAPEKATLHFYDDTDKQDLTAYLLQNNQTAVINDIYDKSDNNSTKQAISFAGVDKVIDFLNSKHYVFSGVSGIGSTSSSDYSKISYGNFDDDETQDQNFVLHFKHETEPISDTKEVTETIHYLYEDNSQAANDVKHSVTFTKIGTKDLVTGKENSKWSAVQTFPEVVSPVISGYTPTQSKIAPISVDHTSNDIDKTVIYTANKQQATLRFYDDSSKKFIDFAKDLIVTGSSSSPILFTIPKSYDFSNYNFVAVNKGDNPTQTTDSLSGTALNDVTYGKFDTDNTTDQYFIAHFTHKISPANENKSISEKAILYAENGPRKDNIFKTLNLGNINFIRTGQKDLVNQQITWDAWNVENKAQNISIPEIIFNVYKLNSQNISQPSSTLKKFELNGHEISPIEFDKKQDQALIITLPNNFEFLIKVPYVLTENITVIYKDDTTNEILERQVLSGQPDTSSQYSTKNTITKYLAKNYLLVSDPTNQQTLSFDNTEDPDDQTYVVHFKHQFEEINNSKSIKETINYIYDNGTEAAPSYTNSIQFVQSGEVDLVTNIRKIKDWTPSISSFSAVKSPIINGYTTDHKQIDQQFITPNSKDLVFNVVYTAEPVKPTKPVEPTKPVQPTKPVEPTKPVQPTKPVEPTKPVQPTKPVQPTKPVEPTKPVQPTKPVQPTKPVEPTKPVQPTKPVEPTKPVQPTKPVQPTKPVQPTKPVEPTKPVEPTKPVQPTKPVEPTKPVQPTKPVQPTKPAQPTKPVEPTKPVEPTKPVQPTKPVEPTKPVQPTKPVEPTKPVQPTKPVEPTKPVQPTKLTISTSLHKSSDKLTQLTHQSYQNSKVSRQNTNNVSVQKKKILPQTGTKTTDIGILGLAFATAASLLGLISDKVNRKKHN; this comes from the coding sequence ATGAAACATAAAAATGATTTATTTTTTATTACTAAACTTAATGGGAAGGAAAAGTTTAGTTTTAGAAAAATTTCAGTTGGATTAGTTACTGTTGCTTTAGGTACAACTTTCTTTTTAGCAAGTTCTAATACTGTTCAAGCAGCAGATCAAAATAATACTGCTAGTAACCAGAATATTAGCAAGGAACTAACTTCAAATAATTCAGTCGAAACGACTCAGAAACAAGAAACTAGTTCTGAAAACAATTCACATAGTAGCGATCCAAGTACAAAAGATAATAATTCTTCAACACAATCATCTCTCACTTCTAAAAATGAAGTGACTGTCCCAACTAATCAAACTAACAATCTTAATGAAGAAACAAATCAGAATGAATCCACAGTAAGCGTTACTGGAGCTAAAACTAATGATTCTCTTATCGCTGGCGTAACTCAAGGTGCCATTAATGTGCATATCAATAATAATTCGACTACGCCACTCATTATTAATCATGGTGAACAAGTTAACGTTTCAATTAACGATAAAAATAATCTGTTGAGCTTTAATGTAACTCCAACTAAAACTAGTGAATTTGATATGAATAGAACTGATACAGCTACTAATAAAGAATTCACTTTTACTTACACAGGAAATGATGACGGTATCTTATCCGGTTTTGATGCAACTTTTCCATTTAATGCCGATACTACTGCTACTACCCAATACTATGAAAAATATGGTACTTATCCCGATTTAACTCTTCCCGTTACAGTTACTTTGCCTAATAAACAATCATTTATCCAAAATCTTCCAATTAAAATTAATCCTTATCAAGATAAAGTTATCAATGAGGAGATTCTCCATGGTTTTATAATCGGTCCCAAAGTTATCTGGATACCCGGAGAAGATGGCAATCCAGGCGCAAACGGAGTTTATACAGAATATGGTGCTAACTATACTGGTCCAGAACCTAGTGCAAAAGCTGACATTCCGGTTGCCCAACAAAAAGATGCTCGTCTAATGCAATATGCCATTGATTGGAACTACGGGTCATCTACCAATCCAAGTTTAAAACCACTGCTTAATGTTCTTGCTCATATTAAATTTAGTAGCGGTCAAAGAATTCTTCCATCGACTATTAAGGTATTCAAAATTCCTTTCAATATAAAAGTAGTTGCTTCTGATGGACAAAGAATCAGTATTAATGATTATTATTCAAAAATCTCTACGCTTTCAGAAGATACTAACTTTGAAAACTTTTTAAGAAATTCTATTTCTAATGATGGCAGAGAAATAGTTATTGACCAAAAGGGTAACTTTACTGTTAATGGTGAAGATTATTCTAAAAATGGGCCTTACTTTATTCAGCTAGATACTCAACTTGATATAAATAAGATTCCTGATTGGATTAACACTCCTAGCTCCGGTCCATCTATTAGTACTCCGACTACAAATGAAAACGACTGGAACCCATCTGGTTCTGGTAGTACTGCTAATACTTTTACGCAAACCTATACTAACTTTAAACTAGATCCGACAGTAGACAGAATTATTAAAATTCGTTTTATTGATGAAAACACTAATCAAGAAATTCCAAACAGCGCTAAAAATATAATTACTGCAACTAATAGTTCAGTTCCTAATCCTACAATGGACATTATTAAAGATCTTGAAGAAAGACATTATGTTTTAGATCAAGAAGCAACTGAAGGAAAAAATGGTAGCCATAGTGAAAATTTAACTAACTATAACATTGCTACTCAAAACTTTAAGCTTGATAGTTTGAACAATAGCTACAACAGTGAAGAAATCAACGTTAAAAATACTTCACCAAAGTATTACGTTTATCTTTATCATGAAACAAAACCTCAATCTCAAACTAGTTCAGTAACTGAAACTATTAATTATGTTTGTGCTAATGGAACAAAAAAGGGCGAACTAGCTGCTTTACCATATACTCATACAGTTACTTATACTCGTAATGGTATCGAAGATCTTGTTACTAATTACATAGACTGGAATAGTTGGATGCCTGATTCTACCTTTAACGCAGTTAATTCACCAATTGCTTCTGATTCCGCCTATAGTCTAATTGATCCTCTAGTAGTTCCAGCAATTGAGACCAATATTAGTGAAAATGGAGAAATTACTACTCAAAATAGCATTCCACTATCTTATACTGTTAACTACTACGCTCCCGAAAAGGCCACTCTCCACTTCTACGATGACACTGACAAACAAGACTTAACAGCATACTTACTTCAAAACAATCAAACAGCTGTAATAAATGATATTTATGATAAATCAGATAATAATTCAACTAAACAAGCAATTTCATTTGCAGGTGTAGATAAAGTTATTGACTTTTTAAACAGTAAACACTATGTATTCAGTGGAGTTAGTGGAATCGGATCAACTAGTAGTAGTGACTATTCAAAAATTTCCTATGGAAATTTTGATGACGATGAAACCCAAGATCAAAACTTTGTGCTTCATTTCAAACATGAGACTGAGCCGATTTCAGATACTAAAGAAGTAACAGAAACAATTCATTATCTGTATGAAGATAATTCACAAGCTGCTAATGACGTAAAACATTCAGTTACCTTTACAAAAATTGGTACTAAAGATTTGGTAACTGGTAAGGAAAACAGTAAATGGTCTGCCGTCCAAACATTTCCTGAAGTAGTATCACCAGTAATTTCTGGCTATACTCCAACTCAAAGTAAAATTGCTCCAATTAGCGTTGATCATACGTCTAATGATATAGATAAAACTGTCATTTATACTGCTAATAAACAACAAGCTACACTTAGATTTTATGATGATAGTAGTAAGAAATTTATTGATTTTGCTAAAGATTTAATTGTGACTGGATCAAGCAGCAGCCCTATTTTATTCACTATTCCGAAAAGTTATGACTTTTCAAATTATAACTTCGTTGCTGTCAACAAAGGTGATAACCCTACTCAAACTACTGATAGTTTATCGGGTACTGCATTAAATGATGTAACTTATGGCAAGTTTGATACAGATAATACAACGGATCAATATTTTATTGCTCACTTTACTCATAAGATCAGTCCAGCTAATGAAAATAAATCTATTTCGGAAAAAGCAATTCTATATGCAGAAAATGGCCCACGAAAAGATAATATTTTTAAGACCTTGAATTTAGGAAATATTAACTTTATTAGAACTGGTCAAAAAGACTTAGTTAATCAGCAAATTACGTGGGATGCTTGGAATGTTGAAAATAAAGCACAAAATATTTCCATTCCTGAAATAATTTTCAATGTTTATAAGCTCAATTCACAAAATATTTCACAGCCTTCTTCAACACTTAAAAAGTTTGAACTTAATGGTCATGAAATTTCACCTATCGAATTCGATAAAAAACAAGATCAAGCTTTAATTATTACTCTTCCAAATAACTTTGAATTCTTAATAAAGGTACCTTATGTTCTTACCGAAAATATAACTGTAATTTATAAGGATGATACAACTAATGAAATTTTAGAGCGCCAAGTGTTATCCGGCCAACCTGATACTAGTTCTCAATATTCTACTAAGAATACAATAACTAAGTATCTGGCTAAGAACTATTTACTAGTATCCGATCCAACTAACCAACAAACACTTTCATTCGATAACACAGAAGATCCAGACGATCAAACTTACGTGGTTCATTTTAAACATCAATTTGAAGAAATAAATAATTCGAAAAGTATTAAGGAAACAATTAACTATATTTATGATAATGGTACAGAAGCAGCCCCTAGCTACACTAATTCGATTCAATTTGTTCAATCTGGAGAAGTAGATTTAGTAACTAACATTAGAAAAATAAAAGATTGGACACCAAGTATAAGTAGTTTTTCTGCTGTTAAATCACCTATTATTAATGGTTATACTACCGATCACAAACAAATTGACCAACAATTTATTACTCCAAATAGTAAGGATTTAGTATTTAACGTAGTCTATACTGCTGAGCCGGTGAAACCTACTAAGCCGGTTGAACCTACCAAGCCTGTGCAACCTACCAAACCGGTCGAGCCTACCAAGCCTGTTCAACCTACCAAACCGGTCGAGCCTACCAAGCCTGTGCAACCTACTAAACCCGTTCAACCTACCAAGCCGGTCGAGCCTACCAAGCCTGTTCAACCTACTAAACCCGTTCAACCTACCAAGCCGGTCGAGCCTACCAAGCCTGTGCAACCTACTAAGCCGGTCGAGCCTACCAAACCCGTTCAACCTACCAAACCGGTTCAACCTACTAAGCCTGTTCAACCTACTAAACCCGTTGAGCCTACTAAGCCGGTCGAGCCTACCAAACCCGTTCAACCTACTAAACCGGTCGAGCCTACCAAACCCGTTCAACCTACCAAACCGGTTCAACCTACTAAGCCTGCTCAACCTACTAAACCCGTTGAGCCTACTAAGCCGGTCGAGCCTACCAAACCCGTTCAACCTACTAAGCCGGTCGAGCCTACCAAACCCGTTCAACCTACTAAACCGGTCGAGCCTACTAAGCCTGTTCAGCCTACCAAGCCAGTCGAACCTACTAAACCTGTTCAACCTACTAAACTTACTATCTCGACTTCACTCCATAAATCATCTGATAAACTTACTCAACTAACTCATCAATCTTATCAGAATTCTAAGGTGAGCCGTCAAAACACTAATAATGTATCAGTTCAAAAGAAAAAGATTTTACCTCAAACTGGTACAAAAACAACGGATATAGGTATTCTTGGTTTAGCCTTTGCTACTGCAGCCTCTCTACTTGGACTTATTAGCGATAAAGTTAACAGAAAAAAGCATAATTAA
- the agaC gene encoding PTS galactosamine transporter subunit IIC, which translates to MTVSLGQGLIISLFAIIAGADFWLEGFYIFRPMIVCTITGLLLGDLKLGIIAGGLTELAFAGLTPVGGTQPPNPIMAGIMTVVLAYTTGHNPATAIGLSLPFSILMQYIVLFYYSAFSLLTRKTIEYAGKAETKKFTWIVLAPTFIVALTYGIFTFLCVYAAQAPMSNLVNAMPGWLSHGFEIAGGILPAVGFAMLLKNMLKNKYVPYLLLGFTAACFIKFGNLMPVAVIGVALAMIEFARAKKDRDTNEKLREIEQNSNNSGGDNDGI; encoded by the coding sequence ATGACTGTTAGTTTAGGTCAAGGTTTAATTATTTCTCTCTTTGCAATTATCGCGGGTGCGGATTTTTGGCTAGAAGGTTTCTATATTTTCCGACCAATGATTGTTTGTACCATAACTGGATTATTACTTGGAGACTTAAAGTTAGGAATTATTGCTGGTGGATTGACTGAATTAGCGTTTGCAGGACTAACTCCTGTTGGTGGGACGCAGCCACCTAACCCAATTATGGCTGGAATTATGACTGTTGTTTTAGCGTACACTACAGGACATAATCCAGCTACTGCAATTGGATTATCACTTCCATTTTCAATTTTGATGCAGTATATTGTTTTGTTCTATTACTCAGCATTTTCATTGTTAACTAGAAAAACAATTGAATACGCGGGAAAAGCAGAAACTAAAAAATTTACTTGGATTGTACTAGCTCCAACATTTATTGTTGCTCTTACATATGGTATTTTTACGTTCTTATGTGTATATGCAGCTCAAGCACCAATGAGCAATTTAGTAAATGCGATGCCTGGTTGGTTAAGTCATGGATTTGAAATTGCTGGTGGTATTTTACCAGCTGTTGGTTTTGCTATGCTTCTAAAGAATATGCTAAAGAACAAATATGTTCCTTATTTGTTACTTGGATTTACAGCAGCTTGTTTCATTAAATTTGGTAATTTAATGCCCGTCGCTGTAATCGGGGTTGCATTAGCAATGATTGAATTTGCAAGAGCTAAAAAAGATCGTGATACTAATGAAAAATTAAGAGAAATTGAGCAAAATTCAAATAATAGTGGAGGCGATAATGATGGAATCTAA
- the agaD gene encoding PTS galactosamine transporter subunit IID, with the protein MESNISQPSKRGKLTKHDVRKIGLMSIFNQSQMNYQLMQAGGWTLAILPALKKIYGKDKKGLSAAMKGNLEFMNTNNYAAPLLMGLEMSLEENGESRSTIDGLRVALFGPLAGIGDAITWFTILPIVAGITASFAKEGSILGPLLFFLVYVGMFLLRMPIAQLGYSAGTKAVSKIRKDSAIVSHAASVLGCTVIGGLIATYVQITVKWKIPVTATKSISIQKAFFDNIFPNILPLGYTFLLYYLVKKKNISPVILIVITFVLAILLSWLGVL; encoded by the coding sequence ATGGAATCTAATATTTCGCAACCATCTAAGAGAGGAAAGCTAACGAAGCATGATGTTAGAAAAATTGGTTTAATGTCAATTTTTAACCAATCTCAGATGAATTATCAGTTAATGCAGGCTGGTGGGTGGACACTAGCTATTCTCCCAGCTTTAAAGAAAATTTATGGAAAAGATAAAAAGGGCTTAAGTGCTGCTATGAAAGGTAACCTTGAGTTCATGAATACTAATAACTATGCTGCTCCATTGTTAATGGGATTGGAAATGTCTCTTGAAGAAAATGGTGAAAGTAGATCAACTATTGACGGATTAAGAGTCGCATTATTCGGCCCATTAGCTGGTATTGGAGATGCGATTACTTGGTTTACAATTTTACCAATTGTAGCTGGTATTACTGCATCATTTGCTAAAGAAGGAAGTATTTTAGGACCATTACTATTCTTCTTAGTATATGTTGGTATGTTTTTACTAAGAATGCCTATTGCACAATTAGGCTACTCTGCAGGAACAAAAGCAGTTTCTAAAATTAGAAAAGATTCAGCTATTGTTTCTCATGCGGCTAGTGTATTGGGATGTACTGTAATTGGTGGATTAATTGCTACTTATGTTCAAATTACCGTAAAGTGGAAAATACCAGTTACAGCAACAAAGTCAATTTCTATTCAAAAAGCTTTCTTTGATAATATTTTCCCTAATATTCTTCCATTAGGATATACATTTTTACTATATTATTTAGTTAAGAAAAAGAATATTAGTCCAGTAATTCTAATTGTCATTACTTTTGTATTAGCAATTTTGCTATCATGGTTAGGAGTGCTTTAA
- a CDS encoding multidrug transporter has product MQIIVTGHGNFASGIESTVKLLAGSIKNIKYIDFTEDMNEESLMKKFEEAIKLNEHIVFFCDLLGGTPYKQAAILSTKSKKDISVICGCNVGSLLENGLTGLDKFNDSTELAQALIESTKKGIRQFGVSNHSTATEKLSDGI; this is encoded by the coding sequence ATGCAAATTATTGTTACCGGACATGGAAACTTCGCAAGCGGCATTGAGTCTACTGTAAAACTACTTGCTGGAAGTATTAAAAATATCAAATATATCGATTTCACAGAAGATATGAATGAAGAGAGTTTGATGAAAAAATTTGAAGAAGCAATAAAATTAAATGAACATATTGTTTTCTTCTGTGATCTTTTAGGAGGAACTCCGTATAAACAAGCAGCTATTTTATCTACAAAATCTAAAAAAGATATTTCTGTAATTTGTGGTTGTAATGTGGGTTCATTATTAGAGAATGGTTTAACTGGATTAGACAAATTTAACGATTCTACGGAATTAGCCCAAGCTTTGATTGAGTCAACTAAAAAAGGAATACGGCAATTTGGTGTTTCTAATCATTCTACAGCTACTGAAAAATTGTCTGATGGTATTTAA
- the mscL gene encoding large-conductance mechanosensitive channel protein MscL — translation MVKEFKEFISRGNMMDLAVGVIIGAAFTAIVNSLVKDLINPLIGLFIGKIDLSNLKFTIGEATFKYGSFLNAVINFLIIALVVFFLIKLVNKITPKKEVEEDPAPTNEEIYLRQIRDLLQEKNK, via the coding sequence ATGGTTAAAGAATTCAAAGAATTTATTTCTCGGGGTAACATGATGGATTTAGCTGTCGGGGTTATTATCGGGGCTGCTTTTACAGCAATTGTAAATTCTTTAGTCAAAGATTTAATTAATCCTCTAATTGGATTATTTATTGGAAAAATTGACCTTTCCAACTTAAAATTCACTATTGGTGAAGCTACATTTAAATATGGTAGCTTCTTAAATGCTGTTATTAACTTCTTAATTATTGCTCTAGTTGTCTTCTTCTTAATTAAATTAGTTAACAAAATTACACCTAAAAAAGAAGTTGAAGAAGATCCTGCACCAACTAACGAAGAAATATATCTTCGCCAAATTCGTGACTTATTGCAAGAAAAGAATAAGTAG